The Humulus lupulus chromosome 4, drHumLupu1.1, whole genome shotgun sequence genome has a window encoding:
- the LOC133830869 gene encoding transcription factor MYBS1, with translation MSSTSTTTTDITTTWSKEEEKAFENAIAIHWSTTDQEDEESEEQWQKMASMVPTKSMEELKRHYQMLLDDVTAIEDGRIPVPYYTVPADSSKTMMGKDNSHVVSGSEKRMSSGHGSSDFSGLQGHDSGGHGGKGVSRAEQERRKGIPWTEEEHRLFLLGLDKFGKGDWRSISRNFVISRTPTQVASHAQKYFIRLNSVNRDRRRSSIHDITSVTNGEVPPHQAPITGVQQPNTNSPSVPAIGAPPVKHRVQTHMPGMGMYGAPMGHPVAAASAGHMASAVGTPVMLPRGHHHHPPYVVPVAYPMAPPTMHQ, from the exons ATGTCAAGTACTTCAACTACTACTACTGATATCACTACGACTTGGagcaaagaagaagagaaggcttTTGAGAACGCCATAGCCATACATTGGAGCACCACAGATCAAGAGGATGAGGAATCGGAGGAGCAATGGCAAAAGATGGCTTCGATGGTTCCCACTAAATCCATGGAGGAGCTCAAACGACACTACCAAATGCTCCTCGACGACGTCACTGCTATCGAAGATGGTCGTATCCCAGTTCCCTACTACACGGTTCCAGCAGACTCTTCTAAGACGATGATGGGTAAGGACAATTCTCATGTTGTTTCTGGGTCGGAGAAGAGAATGAGTTCCGGCCATGGGAGTTCTGACTTTTCAGGGCTTCAAGGTCACGACTCTGGTGGCCATGGCGGCAAAGGAGTATCTAGAGCTGAACAAGAGCGGAGGAAAGGTATTCCGTGGACTGAAGAAGAGCACAG GTTATTTCTATTGGGTCTTGATAAGTTTGGCAAAGGGGACTGGAGGAGCATTTCAAGGAATTTTGTAATTTCAAGGACCCCAACCCAAGTGGCCAGTCATGCCCAAAAGTACTTTATTCGGCTGAATTCAGTGAATAGAGATAGGAGGAGATCCAGTATCCATGACATCACGAGCGTCACCAATGGGGAGGTTCCACCTCACCAGGCTCCAATCACTGGAGTACAACAGCCCAATACCAACTCGCCAAGTGTACCAGCCATTGGGGCGCCACCGGTGAAGCACCGCGTTCAGACCCACATGCCCGGAATGGGTATGTACGGTGCACCAATGGGGCACCCTGTGGCGGCGGCATCGGCCGGCCACATGGCTTCGGCTGTTGGGACACCTGTCATGCTTCCGCGTGGTCACCATCATCATCCTCCTTATGTCGTGCCTGTTGCGTATCCTATGGCACCACCAACAATGCACCAATAA
- the LOC133830868 gene encoding histone deacetylase 15 isoform X3 codes for MAGVSSNASEILCSGSQSDVVSKKARRHNKELTFQDMYDINDLFDEDDDDSDWEPLQKHVEVVRWFCPNCTMLNFDDIVHCDICGEHKESGILRHGFLASPLFQDSNLTGLELEIKERHKDESAQNPAPSRFTAIGFDERMLLHSEVEMKSHPHPERPDRLRAIAASLAIAGIFPGRCYPITAREITKEELQMVHSLEHIEAVDHTSKIFASYFTSDTYANEHSACAARLAAGLCADLASAIVSGRVKNGFALVRPPGHHAGVRQAMGFCLHNNAAVAAVAAQAAGARKVLIVDWDVHHGNGTQEIFDQNKTVLYVSLHRHEGGKFYPGTGAADEVGTMGAEGFCVNVPWSRKGVGDNDYVFAFQHVVLPIGFDAARGDPLGCCEVTPSGYAKMTQMLNDLSGGKLLVILEGGYNLRSISSSATSVIKVLLGESPESELQNVLPSKSGLQAVIEVLRIQMKFWPTVGSTFAKLQSQWGMYSLKNKRKQMKKRLRRKILAPIWWRWGRKRVIYHLLKGHFNSKMKSGH; via the exons ATGGCAGGAGTATCCAGCAATGCTTCAGAAATTCTATGTTCTGGCTCACAATCTGATGTTGTGTCT AAAAAGGCGAGACGGCACAACAAGGAACTGACTTTTCAAGATATGTATGACATCAATGATCTatttgatgaggatgatgatgacaGTGACTGGGAGCCCTTGCAGAAACATGTCGAAGTCGTGAGGTGGTTCTGCCCCAATTGTACGATGCTCAACTTTGATGACATTGTCCATTGTGAT ATATGTGGAGAACACAAAGAATCTGGGATCCTGAGGCATGGATTTTTGGCCTCTCCCTTATTTCAAGATTCAAATCTTACTGGTTTGGAGTTGGAAATTAAAGAAAGGCATAAAG ATGAATCTGCACAAAATCCTGCTCCAAGTAGATTCACAGCAATAGGTTTTGACGAGAGGATGTTGCTACATTCAGAA GTTGAAATGAAATCACATCcgcacccagaaagacctgatcGTCTTCGAGCTATTGCTGCCAGCCTTGCTATAGCTG GTATTTTTCCCGGAAGATGCTACCCAATTACTGCTAGAGAAATTACCAAAGAAGAACTTCAGATG GTTCATTCCTTGGAGCATATCGAAGCTGTTGATCACACGAGCAAGATTTTCGCTAG TTATTTTACTTCTGATACATATGCTAATGAGCATTCAGCATGTGCTGCTAGACTTGCAGCAGGTTTATGTGCTGATCTGGCTTCAGCCATTGTTTCTGGTCGTGTCAAAAATGGGTTTGCTCTG GTTCGACCTCCTGGTCATCACGCTGGCGTAAGGCAGGCCATGGGATTTTGCCTTCATAATAATGCTGCAGTTGCTGCGGTAGCAGCTCAGGCTGCAGGGGCTAGGAAGGTGCTAATTGTTGATTGG GATGTTCATCATGGAAATGGTACACAAGAGATATTTGACCAGAACAAAACG GTCTTGTATGTATCCTTACATAGACATGAAGGAGGAAAGTTTTATCCTGGTACTGGGGCTGCTGATGAG GTTGGTACAATGGGGGCTGAAGGATTTTGTGTAAATGTTCCATGGAGTCGCAAGGGAGTTGGTGATAATGATTATGTTTTTGCATTTCAGCATGTTGTGCTTCCAATAG GATTTGATGCTGCAAGAGGTGATCCCCTAGGGTGCTGTGAA GTCACTCCTTCTGGCTATGCAAAGATGACCCAGATGTTGAATGACCTTTCTGGTGGAAAGTTGCTCGTTATTCTTGAGGGCGG CTATAATCTTCGTTCAATATCATCTTCTGCAACTTCAGTGATTAAG GTTTTGCTAGGAGAAAGTCCAGAATCTGAATTACAGAATGTCTTACCCTCAAAATCTGGCTTGCAAGCTGTTATAGAGGTCCTACGGATTCAAATGAAGTTCTGGCCTACAGTTGGATCTACCTTTGCCAAACTGCAATCACAGTGGGGAATGTACTCACTTAAGAACAAAA GAAAACAAATGAAAAAGCGGCTGCGGAGAAAGATTCTCGCACCTATATGGTGGAGATGGGGGCGAAAAAGGGTTATTTATCATCTCTTGAAAGGGCATTTTAACTCTAAAATGAAGAGTGGACATTGA
- the LOC133830868 gene encoding histone deacetylase 15 isoform X2: MAGVSSNASEILCSGSQSDVVSKKARRHNKELTFQDMYDINDLFDEDDDDSDWEPLQKHVEVVRWFCPNCTMLNFDDIVHCDICGEHKESGILRHGFLASPLFQDSNLTGLELEIKERHKDESAQNPAPSRFTAIGFDERMLLHSEVEMKSHPHPERPDRLRAIAASLAIAGIFPGRCYPITAREITKEELQMVHSLEHIEAVDHTSKIFASYFTSDTYANEHSACAARLAAGLCADLASAIVSGRVKNGFALVRPPGHHAGVRQAMGFCLHNNAAVAAVAAQAAGARKDVHHGNGTQEIFDQNKTVLYVSLHRHEGGKFYPGTGAADEVGTMGAEGFCVNVPWSRKGVGDNDYVFAFQHVVLPIASEFSPDLTIISAGFDAARGDPLGCCEVTPSGYAKMTQMLNDLSGGKLLVILEGGYNLRSISSSATSVIKVLLGESPESELQNVLPSKSGLQAVIEVLRIQMKFWPTVGSTFAKLQSQWGMYSLKNKRKQMKKRLRRKILAPIWWRWGRKRVIYHLLKGHFNSKMKSGH; encoded by the exons ATGGCAGGAGTATCCAGCAATGCTTCAGAAATTCTATGTTCTGGCTCACAATCTGATGTTGTGTCT AAAAAGGCGAGACGGCACAACAAGGAACTGACTTTTCAAGATATGTATGACATCAATGATCTatttgatgaggatgatgatgacaGTGACTGGGAGCCCTTGCAGAAACATGTCGAAGTCGTGAGGTGGTTCTGCCCCAATTGTACGATGCTCAACTTTGATGACATTGTCCATTGTGAT ATATGTGGAGAACACAAAGAATCTGGGATCCTGAGGCATGGATTTTTGGCCTCTCCCTTATTTCAAGATTCAAATCTTACTGGTTTGGAGTTGGAAATTAAAGAAAGGCATAAAG ATGAATCTGCACAAAATCCTGCTCCAAGTAGATTCACAGCAATAGGTTTTGACGAGAGGATGTTGCTACATTCAGAA GTTGAAATGAAATCACATCcgcacccagaaagacctgatcGTCTTCGAGCTATTGCTGCCAGCCTTGCTATAGCTG GTATTTTTCCCGGAAGATGCTACCCAATTACTGCTAGAGAAATTACCAAAGAAGAACTTCAGATG GTTCATTCCTTGGAGCATATCGAAGCTGTTGATCACACGAGCAAGATTTTCGCTAG TTATTTTACTTCTGATACATATGCTAATGAGCATTCAGCATGTGCTGCTAGACTTGCAGCAGGTTTATGTGCTGATCTGGCTTCAGCCATTGTTTCTGGTCGTGTCAAAAATGGGTTTGCTCTG GTTCGACCTCCTGGTCATCACGCTGGCGTAAGGCAGGCCATGGGATTTTGCCTTCATAATAATGCTGCAGTTGCTGCGGTAGCAGCTCAGGCTGCAGGGGCTAGGAAG GATGTTCATCATGGAAATGGTACACAAGAGATATTTGACCAGAACAAAACG GTCTTGTATGTATCCTTACATAGACATGAAGGAGGAAAGTTTTATCCTGGTACTGGGGCTGCTGATGAG GTTGGTACAATGGGGGCTGAAGGATTTTGTGTAAATGTTCCATGGAGTCGCAAGGGAGTTGGTGATAATGATTATGTTTTTGCATTTCAGCATGTTGTGCTTCCAATAG CTTCCGAGTTTTCCCCTGATTTAACCATCATATCAGCAGGATTTGATGCTGCAAGAGGTGATCCCCTAGGGTGCTGTGAA GTCACTCCTTCTGGCTATGCAAAGATGACCCAGATGTTGAATGACCTTTCTGGTGGAAAGTTGCTCGTTATTCTTGAGGGCGG CTATAATCTTCGTTCAATATCATCTTCTGCAACTTCAGTGATTAAG GTTTTGCTAGGAGAAAGTCCAGAATCTGAATTACAGAATGTCTTACCCTCAAAATCTGGCTTGCAAGCTGTTATAGAGGTCCTACGGATTCAAATGAAGTTCTGGCCTACAGTTGGATCTACCTTTGCCAAACTGCAATCACAGTGGGGAATGTACTCACTTAAGAACAAAA GAAAACAAATGAAAAAGCGGCTGCGGAGAAAGATTCTCGCACCTATATGGTGGAGATGGGGGCGAAAAAGGGTTATTTATCATCTCTTGAAAGGGCATTTTAACTCTAAAATGAAGAGTGGACATTGA
- the LOC133830868 gene encoding histone deacetylase 15 isoform X1 produces MAGVSSNASEILCSGSQSDVVSKKARRHNKELTFQDMYDINDLFDEDDDDSDWEPLQKHVEVVRWFCPNCTMLNFDDIVHCDICGEHKESGILRHGFLASPLFQDSNLTGLELEIKERHKDESAQNPAPSRFTAIGFDERMLLHSEVEMKSHPHPERPDRLRAIAASLAIAGIFPGRCYPITAREITKEELQMVHSLEHIEAVDHTSKIFASYFTSDTYANEHSACAARLAAGLCADLASAIVSGRVKNGFALVRPPGHHAGVRQAMGFCLHNNAAVAAVAAQAAGARKVLIVDWDVHHGNGTQEIFDQNKTVLYVSLHRHEGGKFYPGTGAADEVGTMGAEGFCVNVPWSRKGVGDNDYVFAFQHVVLPIASEFSPDLTIISAGFDAARGDPLGCCEVTPSGYAKMTQMLNDLSGGKLLVILEGGYNLRSISSSATSVIKVLLGESPESELQNVLPSKSGLQAVIEVLRIQMKFWPTVGSTFAKLQSQWGMYSLKNKRKQMKKRLRRKILAPIWWRWGRKRVIYHLLKGHFNSKMKSGH; encoded by the exons ATGGCAGGAGTATCCAGCAATGCTTCAGAAATTCTATGTTCTGGCTCACAATCTGATGTTGTGTCT AAAAAGGCGAGACGGCACAACAAGGAACTGACTTTTCAAGATATGTATGACATCAATGATCTatttgatgaggatgatgatgacaGTGACTGGGAGCCCTTGCAGAAACATGTCGAAGTCGTGAGGTGGTTCTGCCCCAATTGTACGATGCTCAACTTTGATGACATTGTCCATTGTGAT ATATGTGGAGAACACAAAGAATCTGGGATCCTGAGGCATGGATTTTTGGCCTCTCCCTTATTTCAAGATTCAAATCTTACTGGTTTGGAGTTGGAAATTAAAGAAAGGCATAAAG ATGAATCTGCACAAAATCCTGCTCCAAGTAGATTCACAGCAATAGGTTTTGACGAGAGGATGTTGCTACATTCAGAA GTTGAAATGAAATCACATCcgcacccagaaagacctgatcGTCTTCGAGCTATTGCTGCCAGCCTTGCTATAGCTG GTATTTTTCCCGGAAGATGCTACCCAATTACTGCTAGAGAAATTACCAAAGAAGAACTTCAGATG GTTCATTCCTTGGAGCATATCGAAGCTGTTGATCACACGAGCAAGATTTTCGCTAG TTATTTTACTTCTGATACATATGCTAATGAGCATTCAGCATGTGCTGCTAGACTTGCAGCAGGTTTATGTGCTGATCTGGCTTCAGCCATTGTTTCTGGTCGTGTCAAAAATGGGTTTGCTCTG GTTCGACCTCCTGGTCATCACGCTGGCGTAAGGCAGGCCATGGGATTTTGCCTTCATAATAATGCTGCAGTTGCTGCGGTAGCAGCTCAGGCTGCAGGGGCTAGGAAGGTGCTAATTGTTGATTGG GATGTTCATCATGGAAATGGTACACAAGAGATATTTGACCAGAACAAAACG GTCTTGTATGTATCCTTACATAGACATGAAGGAGGAAAGTTTTATCCTGGTACTGGGGCTGCTGATGAG GTTGGTACAATGGGGGCTGAAGGATTTTGTGTAAATGTTCCATGGAGTCGCAAGGGAGTTGGTGATAATGATTATGTTTTTGCATTTCAGCATGTTGTGCTTCCAATAG CTTCCGAGTTTTCCCCTGATTTAACCATCATATCAGCAGGATTTGATGCTGCAAGAGGTGATCCCCTAGGGTGCTGTGAA GTCACTCCTTCTGGCTATGCAAAGATGACCCAGATGTTGAATGACCTTTCTGGTGGAAAGTTGCTCGTTATTCTTGAGGGCGG CTATAATCTTCGTTCAATATCATCTTCTGCAACTTCAGTGATTAAG GTTTTGCTAGGAGAAAGTCCAGAATCTGAATTACAGAATGTCTTACCCTCAAAATCTGGCTTGCAAGCTGTTATAGAGGTCCTACGGATTCAAATGAAGTTCTGGCCTACAGTTGGATCTACCTTTGCCAAACTGCAATCACAGTGGGGAATGTACTCACTTAAGAACAAAA GAAAACAAATGAAAAAGCGGCTGCGGAGAAAGATTCTCGCACCTATATGGTGGAGATGGGGGCGAAAAAGGGTTATTTATCATCTCTTGAAAGGGCATTTTAACTCTAAAATGAAGAGTGGACATTGA